CCATCGAGCGGGTGCGGAATCGCGAGTATTCCTTGATTTTCATGGATTGCAAATTGCCCGGTGCTGACGGGTTTGAAGTAACCAAAGCGATTCGCAGAATGGACCTGTCGCACGATCCGGTGATCCTTGCACTGACGGCAAATGCATTTCCCGAAGACAGGCAGCGTTGTTACGATTGCGGGATGAATGGATTTTTGAGCAAACCAGTTTCACGGGAGGATTTGATCCGCGCCCTTCAGGAGCATCTGTCGACACCGTAGGTCGGCATCCTGGTTTACGGGACCATTTTGTGATTTCTTTGCGATGATCCGCTTGCCGAATCGTTTGCCTCCGAGTTGACCCCATCACGGGTAGTGATGAAGAATGGTTGCGAACCCCAGCACGACCCAGGCGATCAGGGTAAGCACTGCCAGCAGGGGGCGCACGATGGGATTTGCCTGTTTGCGGATGAAGAGGAGTACAAGCAGCAGAACAGTCAGAATCACAGTGGGAAACCCATGTTGCCATCCCGGATGCAGGGGCGCGATGAATACCTCTGCAACGCTTTTGAGGAAGACGACGATGGAGAAGGAATTATCGCTGCCAAGATAGAATGCCAGCTCCAATGCCACAATGAAGAGGAGCGCGACGCACAGTTCCCGGGCATAGCGACCCCAGGTTGCGGTGCGGTTCAAATTGGAAGTGCTCATGCAGGATGTACGGAATGCAATATTCCATATGCGATGAGAAATGCAAGGGTGGCATCCCTGAACGTCGATAGCTGGAAGCTGTCCGCTACACGTTGCATAGCCGACGGTATCCGTTAATGCATGCACGGAATTTCAGTCCAGGCCATGTCAGCAGAATTGCAGGGTGAGGCGTTTTCCTGCCGCACGGATGCGAGCATCGATTTGATGTCAGAGCGACTATACCAGCGACCTTGCGTGAACACGCCACTGACAGTCTTCGCGTTTTCTATGTCAATCAACGGGTTGGCATCGAGCAGAATGAAGTCTGCTCGATAACCTTCCTCGATGCATCCGGAAAACTCGGATTCTCCCAAATATTCGGATACGGTCACCGTTCCCGCCCGAAGTGCCTCATAGGGTGACAGGCCTGCTTGCACCAGCAGTGCGAGTTCTGCATGCAGTGAGTGTCCTGGTACCATGGAACCAAAGGAATCAGTTCCGAGCAATAGGGGAACTCCCTGTCGATGAAGTTGGTTTGTGAGCTGGAGCAGCAGTGCAAGGTTCTGTTGGATCTCGTCGGCCGTCAGCGGAAATTCCTCTTCCTGATAGGGGTTGGATTCCGCACTCAGCCAGCGTTGCTTCACGCGGTGCGGGAGGTATGCCATGCACGGATCCTTCGCCAGTGCTTCAAGTGCTTCGTCACTTACCCATTGCGAGAGGTTTTGGTAAACGATAAGGGTTGGGTCGAGATAAATGCCCGATTCGGCCACCGTGCGGGTGAGCACTGCACGGTAGGATGGGTCGCGTAGCCGGTCCACGTTGGCGCGGTAACGTGCCAGTGGATCCAGGTTTGAAACGTTATTCTCCTCGGGATTCAGCGTTGCATAGAGGAATTCTTCCATGTGCTCGAGGGCGTTCATTTCCAGACTTTTTGCCAGCGGCAGATGATGTTGTGCGTGTCCGACTACGCGCAAGCCGCGCTCGCGCGCCCCGGCAAGGATCGCATCAAACACCTCAGGCTCGAGGTTCCCGTGGATTTTCACGAAGTCCAATCCTTTGCTTACATGCTCATCGAGCACTGCTTCCACAGCCTCGATGCTGGCAGGGAGGTCCGCATTCAACTGATGACCGCTGACCAGGTAACGGGGACCCGCCAACTCACCGGTCGCAATGCTTGCCCGAAGCTGCAGATGATCGATGCTTCCCTCCCCATCTGCCAGTCTCATGTTGGCAACCGTTGTCACTCCATGGGCGAGGAACAGTTTGAACATCTGCTCCGGGTTCCACCGTACATGAACATGCATGTCGGCCAGTCCGGGCATGAGGAAGCGTCCGCCCCCATCGATTCGGGTGTTGGCTTCGATGGGATTTGCGTCGAGGGTGTCGAGAATCGCGACGATGCGCCCATCTTGGATTGCGAGCGCCTTTTCCGGTTCCACCTCCTCGTGGCGCATGGATAGAATGTTAACGTTCTCGACGATGTATTCCACTGATTCGGGCAGGCTGCGTGCGGTAAGTTGCAGGGCGATCATGCTCACGAATGTGATGCAGAAGGGATGGATGGGATTTCTCATGGTTGGATGTTGTCTCTGATGTATGAGTTGACTTGCAAGAGTTCGCTTCACCTCGAAACATCTGCTGGATGCTTCCCTGCGCCAGAACTGAAAGTCTGCGGCGATGCGATCTCTTCAGTTGTGGGTGCATGACGTCACTCCCTTCCCCAATGTTACAGGAAATTTTCCCGACGCTTGTCCGAGTGCTGAAGTAAGGAAGTGCTTACATTCAATTCCGTCAGCGATGTGCAGCTGTTCTGCCGTATTCGCCAACTCGCCGCAGCGCAGCATCCTGCTCGCGTGCTGAGGAGCTTGGTTTAACTGTATCGGGAGCATCCTGCTTGCGCTTTGTGAAAAGGGAGCTGGAAGCTCTCGCTATTTTGATGGGTTTTCGCGAATATAGCGGCGGACGGCTTGCATGGCTGCATCATTTCGAACGATGTGGTCGTAGGATTCATGCTGCCAGAGCTTTCCAGTTCGTCCAAGACAACGGTTTAGCTGATTGGCAGTGTAGGATTTCCAGGAATGCAGAATGTTCGCTAGAGCATGATCGGGCAACGGTTTCACTAGAACATGCACGTGATTAGGCATCACCACGTATTCGTCCAGAACATACCGTCGCTCATTAAAATGCTGAAGTGCGTGATGGACCAGTGATGCATTGTCCGGATGTCGCAACAGACAGGAGCCGTTACCATGGTGCAGGAGTTCTTCGTAGCGTTCTGAGAAGAGTCGATGGTATGCGATGCGTTCTTCCCGTGATAGATTTTGCAAATCATGCGTTTGCCGCCACTGCTCACGTTGGTGATGGATTTTGTCCACAACACTGCGGGGTAGTGCATCTGCCAGACGAAAGGTGACAAAATACCAAATCGGACCCTGTTCCCAGTGTGGGAGATTGCCACCAGTGCGGATGTCGATCTCGGTAAAGGGATTGAAAAAATCCCACATCCCGATTGAACGCTTCAAGGTAGCGGGAGCATCCTGCTCGCGCATTGGAAAAAGGGAGCTGGAAGCTCCCTCTACCCTTCGAATAGCCCCACTGCGTTGCCTTGCAGGCAACTTCGAGGGGCACCTTTCGCTGGGGTCGTGCATGATGGGAGGTTTGGGAGTGGAGGAGTAGGATGGAGGTGGTACACCACCTGAAGCTCAAGGAGCGAAAGCATCTACCAGAGTCGTTTTTTTGCAAATGCAATGCCGGATCCGCTCTTGAGATAGCGTTCAAAGCGAAAGGCTTTATCTTCGGAATTGAATGCGGCATAGAACACGATTTTCCACGGTCTGCATGAAGCTGTGGCGGGCACTTTACCGTAGTTGTGGTAGAGAAGCCTTTGTCGCAGATCAGAGGTGAATCCAATGTAGTGTTTTTGCGGGCATTTGATGCTTTGCAATCGATAGACGTAGGACATGGCCCCACTGCGTTGCCTTGCAGGCAACTTCGAGGGGCACCTTTCGCTGGGGTCGTGCATGATGGGAGGTTTGGGAGTGGAGGAGTAGGAGTAGAGGTGGTACACCACCTGAAGCTCAAGGAGCGAAAGGTGGTGGCCAGACCCAGAATCGAACTGGGGACACAAGGATTTTCAGTCCTCTGCTCTACCGACTGAGCTATCTGGCCCCTTCGTTTGCAGCGCCTTGGCTGACGAACGAAAAACTGGATTACGCCAAGTTTTGCAGGGGTCGTCAAATGGAAAAATGAAAAAAATGACAACCCTGCTCAAGGCCCACGTCCACGCGGGAAAACGCGGGCTCGACGTGGGCATTTGAACCTGGATTCCGTATGGGAGAACGCTTATTCTCCGAGTTCGGTTGGCAGGGCTGGAGCCTCGGTCAACACTTCGGGTTCGTAGGATTCGAGTTCCTGCAGGATGTGTGCGATGGCAGCGTCGAGCTGGGTGTCGATGCCCTTGTTGGTGGCGATGGGGTCGAGCTTGACCTCAATATCGGGTGCCACGCCTTCATTCTCCACGCTCCAGTTGCCGTCGGCGTCGAAGAAGCGGAAGAAAGGCACGGTAAGGAATCCGCCGTCCATGAGCGGCGGGTTGGCCGAGATGCCGATGAGGCCGCCCCAGGTGCGTGTGCCCAGCAGTTTCCCTGTTCCGGTATAGCGGAACATGAAGGGAAGGTAGTCTCCACCCGAACCAGCATCCTGATCGATGATCATGACCTTGGGTCCGTGCAGCGCGCCTGAGGGTGTATTGTAGGTGAGACCGTCGCGGTCTGCCCAACCGGAGAGGTGCTTGCGCGCGAGGGTTTCGATCAGGTAATCTGCCGCCTGACCGCCCCCGTTGGAGCGCTCGTCCACAATGAGTGCTGCTTTGTCAACCTGGGCGTAAAACATGCGATTGAAGAAATCGTAACCGTCACCTGCGGTATTGGGCAGGAAGACGTAGCCGACCTTGCCCTCGCTCTGTTCCTCCACCTTGCGGCGATTGCGTTCCACCCAGTCCCAGAGGCGCAGGCGCGACTCGTCGCTGATCGGTGAAACCACGATGTCGCGTGAATCACTGCCATCGGGCGTGGCTGCAATTGTGAGTGTGACCTGTTTGCCAACCGTGCCCTGCAGGCGCTGGAAGAGGTTGTCGCTTGTGGACAGCGGCGTGTGATTGATGGCGATCAGGTAGCTGCCGTCGTCGACGCTTTGCCCAGGCACAGCGAGCGGTGCGTCGATGAATGGAAGCCAGGGAGCCGGGCGATAGACCTGTTGCAGGCGATAGCGACCCTCATGGATGTCAATGTTGGCGCCAAGCAGACCCGTTTGCACGGCACTCTCCTTATGCAAATCCCCTCCGCCCACGCGGTTGTGTCCGGCGTGCAGTTCGGCGATCATTTCGACGAGCAACTCGTTGAGATCCTCCCGTCGACCGACATGATCGACGCGGGGGCGGTATTGATCATAAACTGCCTGCCAGTCGAGTCCGTGCAGGTTGGGCGCGTAGAAGTATTCCTTCTGCATGCGCCAGACTTCGTTGAAGATCTGCAGCCACTCTTCGCGTGGATTCACCCAGACGCGGCAATCACTGGTGGAAACGCCTTCTGCTTTGGCACTCTTGCCCACTTCGGTGATGGCGAGCGAACCGTCCACCTTGTTGAGCAGCAGGTGGGTGCGGTCTGCGTTCATGACAAAGCTCCAGATCCCCCGAAGCAGTTCGGATTCTTCCTTTTCCTCCATGTCGAATCGCATCAGGCGATTGTTTTCCCAGATCGATTGGCCTGGAGGATTTTGGGCAATGCCAGACTGCACGTATTCGATGTAATAGACGTTCCCATCCTTATCGACGCCAAGGTTGCCAATGTTGCGTTCGGCAACTGGCAGGGCGAAAATGCGTTGGGCAATGCCTTCGAGTTCGATGCATGGCTCGTTTTCGGCGTCTTCGGGATCTGTTTCGGTTGTGGCATCAACGGTTGCTTCGGCGGTGTCGGTGCTGGATTCCTCATCGTCGCTGGATTGCTCGTTGTCATCGGATGAGTCGGATTCCTTGTCTTTCTCATCCTTGTCTTTCTCTTCCGGTTTGGGTTCATCGCCGGTTTCCGGAATCAGTGGTGAGGTTCCATCAGCCTTGAGTGCGACCGCGTAGAGTCCGGCACGAAGCGGATGTTCACGACTGGACATGTTCAGGCCCACCTGAACGGGG
The DNA window shown above is from Puniceicoccaceae bacterium and carries:
- a CDS encoding response regulator, with product GSRFWFTIPLVTEEREPEVAAPAAFKLQHPENLRILVVEDDRMNQKVLSLLLGQLGITPDIVEHGIDAIERVRNREYSLIFMDCKLPGADGFEVTKAIRRMDLSHDPVILALTANAFPEDRQRCYDCGMNGFLSKPVSREDLIRALQEHLSTP
- a CDS encoding S41 family peptidase, giving the protein MLRQPDLSDEHLAFVYAGDIWVSNTDGSHPRRLTSHPATESDPIFSPDGKWIAFSATYEDNRDVYIIPVAGGQPTRLTWHPYSDVPQDWSSDSSAVIFASARETDHGRSRQLYQVSITGGAPEKLMLARIVQGQFSSKGQLAYIPFHPAYNGLFGGSSGWKGYRGGTTPDILLLNPDQSELQTIPGEGVNDINPMWIGSDVYFLSDRQHKTFNLYRYRPNSKQVEALTEQSDWDIRSASAHGNAVVYEAGGRLYHCDVNKGSVSEIKISIQPDLPQLRPQWKDASRTITHTDLSKSAKRVLLSARGEIFTIPVEEGPTRNLSHSGNANDRSALWSPDGQQIAWITENEQGGQSVALSDQFGKDAPRLIPLGSHFYELLAWIGGDSPSLIYADNHLGLHLLDLDTGTSTLLATHARRASSAIAVAPDAKWIAYTLEQPNFHSDLMLYELASGQHHRLSDGMADVESVTFGPKGDYLYFTASTNSGPVQVGLNMSSREHPLRAGLYAVALKADGTSPLIPETGDEPKPEEKDKDEKDKESDSSDDNEQSSDDEESSTDTAEATVDATTETDPEDAENEPCIELEGIAQRIFALPVAERNIGNLGVDKDGNVYYIEYVQSGIAQNPPGQSIWENNRLMRFDMEEKEESELLRGIWSFVMNADRTHLLLNKVDGSLAITEVGKSAKAEGVSTSDCRVWVNPREEWLQIFNEVWRMQKEYFYAPNLHGLDWQAVYDQYRPRVDHVGRREDLNELLVEMIAELHAGHNRVGGGDLHKESAVQTGLLGANIDIHEGRYRLQQVYRPAPWLPFIDAPLAVPGQSVDDGSYLIAINHTPLSTSDNLFQRLQGTVGKQVTLTIAATPDGSDSRDIVVSPISDESRLRLWDWVERNRRKVEEQSEGKVGYVFLPNTAGDGYDFFNRMFYAQVDKAALIVDERSNGGGQAADYLIETLARKHLSGWADRDGLTYNTPSGALHGPKVMIIDQDAGSGGDYLPFMFRYTGTGKLLGTRTWGGLIGISANPPLMDGGFLTVPFFRFFDADGNWSVENEGVAPDIEVKLDPIATNKGIDTQLDAAIAHILQELESYEPEVLTEAPALPTELGE
- a CDS encoding transposase; its protein translation is MKRSIGMWDFFNPFTEIDIRTGGNLPHWEQGPIWYFVTFRLADALPRSVVDKIHHQREQWRQTHDLQNLSREERIAYHRLFSERYEELLHHGNGSCLLRHPDNASLVHHALQHFNERRYVLDEYVVMPNHVHVLVKPLPDHALANILHSWKSYTANQLNRCLGRTGKLWQHESYDHIVRNDAAMQAVRRYIRENPSK
- a CDS encoding amidohydrolase family protein; this encodes MRNPIHPFCITFVSMIALQLTARSLPESVEYIVENVNILSMRHEEVEPEKALAIQDGRIVAILDTLDANPIEANTRIDGGGRFLMPGLADMHVHVRWNPEQMFKLFLAHGVTTVANMRLADGEGSIDHLQLRASIATGELAGPRYLVSGHQLNADLPASIEAVEAVLDEHVSKGLDFVKIHGNLEPEVFDAILAGARERGLRVVGHAQHHLPLAKSLEMNALEHMEEFLYATLNPEENNVSNLDPLARYRANVDRLRDPSYRAVLTRTVAESGIYLDPTLIVYQNLSQWVSDEALEALAKDPCMAYLPHRVKQRWLSAESNPYQEEEFPLTADEIQQNLALLLQLTNQLHRQGVPLLLGTDSFGSMVPGHSLHAELALLVQAGLSPYEALRAGTVTVSEYLGESEFSGCIEEGYRADFILLDANPLIDIENAKTVSGVFTQGRWYSRSDIKSMLASVRQENASPCNSADMAWTEIPCMH
- a CDS encoding GIY-YIG nuclease family protein — translated: MSYVYRLQSIKCPQKHYIGFTSDLRQRLLYHNYGKVPATASCRPWKIVFYAAFNSEDKAFRFERYLKSGSGIAFAKKRLW